From Actinomyces procaprae:
CTGTGGGGGCGTCCGACCTGAACGTCAGCCCCATCGGACTGGGCGGCAACGTATTCGGCTGGACGGCGGATCAGGCCACCTCGCACCGCATCCTGGACGCCTATGTGGACGCGGATGGCAATCTCATCGACACCGCCGACGGCTACTCCCACTGGGCCCCGGGCCATCACGGCGGCGAGTCCGAGACGGTCATCGGAAACTGGCTGCGCTCGCGCGGTCGGCGCGATGACGTAGTGATCGCCACCAAGGTGTCCACGAAGCCCGACCGCACGGGCCTGGCAGTCGAGAACATCTACTTCGCCATCGACGAGTCCCTGGACCGTCTCCAGACCGACTACGTCGATCTCTACTACGCCCACTTCGATGACGGCGACACGCCCCTGGAGGAGACCGTCGCGGCATTCGAGGAGGTGCGCCTGGCCGGCAAGACCCGTCACGTGGCACTGTCGAACTACACGCCCGATCGGATTGATGAGTGGTGCGCCATCGCCGCCGCCAACGACTTCGCACCGCCGATTGCGCTGCAGCCCCACTACAACCTGGTGCACCGGCAGGACGTCGAGGGCCCGGGCAATCGCGGCGAGGTGGCGGCGGCGCATCACATGGGCCTGGTCCCGTACTTCTCCCTGGCCTCGGGCTTCCTGACGGGAAAGTACCGGCCGGGTGCCGAGCCGGAGTCTGCGCGGGGCGCCTGGGTGCGGGACTACCTGCACCCGGAGTTCTTCGCGGTTGTGGACGTGGTTCGCGAAGTTGCGGCCGCGCACGCGGTTGCCCCCGCCGCGGTCGCGCTGGCGTGGCTGCGCGACCGGCCGGGGGTCGTCTGCCCGCTCGCCTCCGCCCGCACGAGTTCACAGCTGGCCCCGATCCTTGAGGCGTTGTCCCTCGCCCTGGAGCCGGAGGAGACCGCGGCGCTGACGCGGGTGTCCGACCTGGCGCACGCCTGACGGGTGCGCATCACCCCGCCCGGGGTGGGAACCCGACTCGCCGACTCGCGCCAAATGCACCAGGACGGCCCGTTGCCCGGCACGCCGTCCATGGCATGCCGAGCAACGTGGTGAGGCTCAGGCGCTCATGCGGTACGGCGGCCGAGCACGTAAGTGCGGGAGTAGCCGTCCGACAGGTCGGTCAGGGTCACGCGGATGAGCCCCGCCCCGTCGATCTCATAACGCTCCTCGACCATCGGGCCGCCACCAAGGCGGTGGACCGCCACGGTCCGGAGGTCGTCCGTGTCCCTGAGCGAGCGGTCGAAGGGGAACAGGACGTCCTCGTAGGGGGCCAGCTGACCGCGCGGCTCGCCCGACTCATCGACCCCGGCGCACTCGACGTACCGGAAGCGACCAATGTTGTGCACGGCCGGGTACCTGCGCGTGATCACCGTTCCGTGCTCGCCGTCGGCGCGCTCCTGGACGGACTCCTCGGTCAGGAGCGCGTCGAACACGGTGCGGGCACCGCCGTCGGCCTCCCGGAACACGCCGAAGCCGCGCGAGAGGCGGTCGGTCAGGGCCATTGTGGAGGTGCGGTCGGCGGCGATGGCCAGGCCGATCGCGGTGGAGGCGCCCGGATAAGGCGAGCGGTGAACCCTGCGCCCGAAGCGCTCGCGCAGCAGCCGCGGGACCAGCGGGAAGGCGGACGCACCGCCAACCAGGTAGATGCCGGCGATATCCGCCAGGTCGGGACCGCCGTCGTCCAGGCGGCCGATCAGCGGGGCCATGGTGTCGAGGCTGCGCTG
This genomic window contains:
- a CDS encoding aldo/keto reductase, which codes for MTTRTVGASDLNVSPIGLGGNVFGWTADQATSHRILDAYVDADGNLIDTADGYSHWAPGHHGGESETVIGNWLRSRGRRDDVVIATKVSTKPDRTGLAVENIYFAIDESLDRLQTDYVDLYYAHFDDGDTPLEETVAAFEEVRLAGKTRHVALSNYTPDRIDEWCAIAAANDFAPPIALQPHYNLVHRQDVEGPGNRGEVAAAHHMGLVPYFSLASGFLTGKYRPGAEPESARGAWVRDYLHPEFFAVVDVVREVAAAHAVAPAAVALAWLRDRPGVVCPLASARTSSQLAPILEALSLALEPEETAALTRVSDLAHA